The following proteins are co-located in the Pontiella desulfatans genome:
- a CDS encoding sensor histidine kinase, which produces MIAETKEKLGTVLVIDDERGPRESLRMVLKYDYDMFLADRVDAGVELLREQEPDLVIMDIRMPEKSGIEGLQEIRAINPNVSIVMLTGYGDLDTAQQAIRFGANDYLQKPFDTDEIQAVVKKYVDRSKLHSRKKQAQEELNKMTQSLSREVGKTNKLTSLGAASSELVRDLRNPLTIIRGYLDLLNYELKEKQESTSDEMNEYLDQIETNVERCAELVESWRALGRFDFSQLQRLNLPKLINDCFRDAAAHSDISFSVQVEGIEDQYEMLGERLQVKRALQNLIDNAVEALDQQSSPCIVVLFAISNNDIDIKVKDNGCGVDAQSLRWIFEPFDNTATIEKGAGLGLFITKKVIEEHRGSLQFESRVGEGTIVSVRVPQAHTALGYFSSPDSLVQA; this is translated from the coding sequence ATGATTGCGGAGACGAAGGAAAAGTTGGGAACGGTGTTGGTGATCGACGACGAGCGCGGCCCGCGCGAAAGCCTGCGGATGGTGCTCAAGTACGATTACGACATGTTTCTGGCCGATCGCGTGGACGCCGGGGTCGAGCTGCTCCGGGAGCAGGAACCCGATCTCGTGATCATGGATATCCGGATGCCGGAAAAGAGCGGCATCGAGGGGTTGCAGGAAATCCGTGCAATCAACCCCAATGTCTCCATTGTTATGCTGACCGGCTACGGCGACCTGGACACGGCCCAGCAGGCGATCCGCTTTGGCGCCAACGACTATCTCCAGAAACCGTTCGATACCGACGAAATCCAGGCGGTTGTTAAAAAATATGTTGATCGCTCAAAGCTGCATTCGCGGAAGAAACAGGCCCAGGAAGAGCTGAACAAGATGACGCAGTCGCTCAGCCGCGAGGTCGGGAAGACCAACAAGCTGACCTCGCTCGGGGCGGCCTCCTCCGAGCTGGTTCGGGACTTGCGGAATCCGCTCACGATTATCCGCGGCTACCTTGACCTGCTCAACTATGAGCTGAAGGAAAAGCAGGAATCCACCTCCGATGAGATGAACGAATATCTCGACCAAATTGAAACCAACGTTGAGCGTTGCGCCGAGTTGGTGGAGTCTTGGCGGGCATTGGGGCGCTTCGATTTCTCGCAGCTTCAGCGCCTGAACCTTCCAAAGCTGATCAACGATTGTTTCCGCGATGCCGCGGCCCATTCCGACATTTCATTCTCGGTGCAGGTCGAGGGCATTGAAGACCAGTATGAAATGCTGGGTGAGCGGCTGCAGGTCAAGCGGGCGCTCCAGAATCTGATCGACAATGCCGTCGAGGCCTTGGACCAGCAATCTTCCCCCTGCATCGTTGTTCTGTTTGCAATCAGCAACAATGATATTGATATCAAGGTCAAGGACAACGGGTGCGGGGTGGATGCGCAGAGCCTGCGCTGGATTTTCGAGCCATTCGATAACACGGCAACCATCGAAAAAGGTGCGGGGCTCGGGCTCTTCATTACGAAAAAGGTGATTGAGGAGCATCGCGGCTCGCTCCAGTTCGAAAGCCGGGTGGGCGAAGGAACCATCGTTTCCGTCCGCGTGCCGCAGGCCCATACGGCCCTGGGCTACTTCTCCAGCCCCGATTCCCTGGTTCAGGCCTAA
- a CDS encoding ATP-binding protein, which translates to MKTLPSCILYSRDDELTGRLIRISTSVVALQLIEEPVDLEQWIAQFGDTVLLADLRATNCLDMLASIRKEKPATIIIPIGADRSDPMLAVEWLEPFATLSLEPDRREFQTLLKQAVECLALRQKNKVLEEELATLNARKVEQRPQPRTLFSAPLQNFSKAQRNFDNIDMLFDSVVEGLVATARVSRAGIFIKPDSGDAYLYKAGTRCLATTEKLRVRPDSPFVRWLEMNTHLVSRKTLENVADPQERAMLKQMLDSLGAEIIIPLYATGCIKGWIFVGQRSTGIPFDIADLEDMTGLADHISTTLEKALKYEETALQKALAETVLHTIPFGIIACDEHAILRWFNTTAREILKPQSEVVIGQRAEVLGSRIADMLRSAVGGQHMPCTKEWTDNRTKLTLAAETHCLTDGGSCVGAMVMLRDVTGVKLLKEKEEQVERATFWNELASSMSHEIRNPLVAIKTFSQLLPQRYEDPDFRAEFSKQVTTEVDQLNQIIDKINEFANPPKPIFQPLDIRKPIEHAVTRIQSELNHDNLKIHLSADETALQINGDTTSMEECIYHLLKNAAENLANKPGSRINVTVKGRSPEKGSGNIYIMVTDNGSGIDPSLRDKIFSPFITIKALGFGLGLPIAKRAVIDHNGQMDIESSSGGTTVSITLPASEEQE; encoded by the coding sequence ATGAAAACCCTACCGTCATGCATCCTATACAGCCGCGACGACGAACTCACCGGACGCCTGATCCGCATCTCGACCTCCGTCGTCGCCCTCCAGCTTATCGAGGAACCGGTCGACCTTGAACAGTGGATCGCCCAATTTGGCGATACGGTGCTGCTTGCCGATCTACGGGCAACCAACTGCCTCGACATGCTTGCATCCATCCGGAAGGAAAAGCCGGCAACCATCATCATTCCCATTGGAGCCGACCGGTCCGACCCAATGCTCGCGGTTGAGTGGCTCGAGCCCTTTGCCACCTTATCGCTCGAACCCGACCGCCGCGAATTCCAGACCCTGCTAAAACAGGCCGTCGAATGCCTGGCCCTCCGCCAGAAAAACAAGGTGCTCGAGGAGGAGCTGGCGACCTTGAACGCCCGCAAGGTCGAGCAACGCCCCCAACCGCGCACCCTCTTCTCCGCCCCGCTGCAGAACTTTTCCAAAGCACAGCGGAATTTCGACAACATCGACATGCTGTTCGACAGTGTTGTCGAAGGCCTTGTTGCGACGGCACGCGTATCGCGCGCGGGCATTTTCATCAAGCCCGATTCGGGCGACGCATATCTCTACAAGGCCGGAACCCGCTGCCTGGCAACCACGGAAAAACTGCGAGTCCGGCCGGACAGTCCGTTCGTGCGCTGGCTGGAAATGAACACGCATCTGGTATCGCGCAAGACGCTCGAAAACGTTGCCGACCCCCAGGAACGCGCAATGCTCAAGCAGATGCTCGACTCGCTCGGCGCGGAAATCATCATCCCCCTATACGCAACCGGATGCATCAAGGGCTGGATCTTCGTCGGCCAGCGCTCCACCGGCATCCCGTTCGATATCGCCGACCTCGAAGACATGACCGGCCTGGCCGACCACATTTCCACCACGCTCGAAAAGGCGCTCAAGTACGAGGAAACCGCACTCCAGAAAGCCCTCGCCGAAACGGTGCTGCACACCATTCCGTTCGGCATCATCGCCTGCGACGAACATGCCATCCTGCGCTGGTTCAACACCACCGCGCGCGAAATCCTCAAACCGCAAAGCGAAGTCGTCATCGGCCAGCGCGCCGAAGTGCTGGGCAGCCGGATTGCAGACATGCTCCGAAGCGCCGTCGGCGGCCAGCACATGCCCTGCACCAAGGAATGGACCGACAACCGCACCAAACTAACACTCGCCGCAGAAACACACTGCCTAACGGATGGCGGCTCCTGCGTCGGCGCCATGGTCATGCTACGCGATGTCACTGGCGTTAAGCTGCTCAAGGAAAAGGAAGAGCAGGTTGAGCGCGCCACCTTCTGGAACGAACTCGCCTCGAGCATGAGCCACGAAATCCGCAACCCCCTCGTGGCCATCAAGACCTTCTCGCAGTTGCTGCCTCAGCGATACGAAGATCCCGATTTCCGCGCCGAATTCAGCAAACAGGTCACCACCGAGGTCGACCAACTCAACCAAATCATCGACAAGATCAACGAGTTCGCCAATCCGCCCAAACCCATCTTCCAACCCCTCGATATCCGCAAGCCCATCGAGCACGCCGTCACACGGATCCAATCTGAACTCAACCACGACAATCTCAAAATCCACCTCTCGGCCGACGAAACCGCCCTCCAGATCAATGGCGACACCACATCCATGGAGGAATGCATCTACCACCTGCTCAAGAACGCGGCGGAAAACCTCGCCAACAAACCCGGCTCGCGCATCAACGTCACGGTCAAAGGGCGCTCCCCCGAGAAGGGATCCGGGAACATCTACATCATGGTCACCGACAACGGCAGCGGGATCGACCCTTCGTTGCGCGACAAGATATTCTCGCCCTTCATCACCATCAAGGCGCTCGGCTTCGGCCTCGGCCTGCCGATCGCCAAACGCGCGGTCATCGACCACAACGGACAGATGGACATCGAAAGCAGCTCCGGCGGAACCACTGTATCCATCACCCTCCCCGCCTCGGAGGAACAGGAATGA
- a CDS encoding ATP-binding protein: protein MILITLLLILAIVVNLGLGTTVYLTNRARKANQSYLVATIFMSLWLSANLIILHSTSAHLAHIGIDAASALSVCIPTTFQLLRLTIKFPEYSWRSVLTRCHKQILFNIITVAVCFTPSFSQSVILPEPGEPGLVQPVYGPAFLVFLVYMLSSIAVLGCGVFKDRKQIRGTQRLELEFLLFACLAGLSVGIFLGTVVSLISKSYNSIPIANSASVFTVSIIVAYGIAMHKILTVSTLLRRFTAYALITVYLSVVYFITASIMRFACEALEISMTFPIHLTSALAVAFSMLPARSRMQKATDLLFGGTNYFNVQDTVRKASDIFQSVTTITSLLDHFSNLLVSAFGTERVIILTATDGGYKQQYPYPLDNAVFFSENSALVGMLERNRDPVCAESLLRIRETSEIHDTIKNLKSSDANIATGVFSKSKLNGIVLFGTRHKGRIYDKTEQDAIQILCNQFAVAFENAQLYTEMQDSKIRNEIMLDQLVSGVIVASPDRKITLFNHEAQRITGIVESEAIGQNIDILPKAIAMALEETLEDKTGLRNIDASLYSPEVREESVSIRMGSAFLFGHDDKPMGALLVFTDTTELKGLEEQVRRSDQLSSVGTLAAGMAHEIKNPLVTIKTFTQLLPKRYDDEDFRQEFSSLVAHEVSRIDGIVNELLSFSKPAKPHLVPMKLQHTIDQILKLTHEQMVQSNIQLKNKCTAENDMIFGDAKLLSQALINLNLNAAEAIGEGGTITVGTLNCTYRFANGDSPEHAKTKHCIRLQITDTGKGIERKDLQKIFDPFFTSKSEGTGMGLSVAHGIINEHHGVIEVESEPGLGTTFYVYIPLLEEGIAS from the coding sequence GTGATCCTAATCACACTACTTCTTATCTTGGCTATTGTGGTCAACCTTGGACTGGGCACTACGGTATACCTCACCAATCGGGCAAGAAAAGCGAACCAAAGTTATCTGGTTGCAACAATCTTTATGTCACTGTGGCTCAGTGCCAATCTTATCATTCTCCATTCCACATCCGCCCACCTAGCTCACATAGGCATCGATGCCGCATCGGCTTTATCTGTTTGCATTCCAACAACATTCCAGTTGCTTCGCCTTACGATCAAGTTTCCCGAATACTCTTGGAGATCGGTGCTGACCAGGTGCCATAAGCAAATTCTTTTCAATATTATTACCGTTGCAGTCTGCTTCACGCCCTCATTCAGCCAATCAGTCATTCTTCCCGAACCAGGCGAACCGGGGCTGGTTCAACCAGTATATGGACCAGCCTTTCTCGTTTTCCTCGTATACATGCTTTCTTCCATAGCAGTGCTTGGATGCGGGGTTTTTAAAGACAGAAAACAAATTAGGGGAACACAACGACTAGAACTGGAATTCCTCCTATTCGCCTGTCTGGCAGGTCTTAGCGTAGGCATCTTCCTAGGGACGGTTGTTTCACTGATCTCAAAATCATACAACTCAATCCCAATTGCAAATTCTGCAAGCGTTTTCACAGTATCCATCATCGTTGCGTATGGCATAGCCATGCATAAAATCCTGACCGTTTCGACGCTCTTACGCAGATTCACCGCCTATGCCCTGATCACGGTCTACCTAAGTGTGGTATATTTTATAACAGCAAGCATAATGCGATTCGCCTGTGAAGCACTTGAAATATCCATGACATTCCCCATTCATTTAACTTCGGCTCTTGCCGTAGCTTTTTCCATGCTTCCGGCCAGATCACGAATGCAGAAAGCAACAGACCTTCTATTTGGAGGAACAAACTACTTTAATGTCCAGGACACGGTTCGAAAAGCCAGCGACATCTTCCAATCCGTTACAACAATAACCTCTCTGCTTGATCATTTCTCAAACTTACTCGTTAGTGCTTTCGGAACGGAGCGCGTTATAATTCTTACCGCTACCGACGGTGGATATAAGCAACAATACCCCTACCCTCTTGATAATGCTGTTTTCTTTTCTGAAAATAGTGCCTTGGTAGGAATGCTGGAAAGAAACCGAGATCCCGTCTGTGCAGAAAGCCTGCTACGTATCCGGGAGACCTCGGAAATCCATGACACGATCAAGAATCTCAAATCTTCTGATGCAAACATAGCGACAGGTGTTTTCTCAAAATCAAAATTGAATGGCATTGTTTTATTCGGAACGCGACACAAAGGCCGTATTTACGACAAAACCGAGCAGGATGCGATTCAAATCCTCTGCAACCAATTTGCCGTGGCCTTTGAAAACGCCCAGCTTTATACCGAAATGCAGGATAGCAAAATCCGCAACGAAATCATGCTCGATCAGCTCGTGAGTGGTGTGATTGTTGCCAGCCCTGACCGGAAAATCACCCTGTTCAACCATGAAGCACAACGCATAACCGGCATCGTCGAGTCGGAAGCGATCGGCCAGAACATCGACATTCTTCCCAAAGCCATTGCCATGGCTCTGGAAGAAACGTTGGAAGACAAAACCGGGCTCCGCAATATCGATGCATCCCTCTATTCACCGGAAGTGAGGGAGGAAAGCGTAAGCATCCGGATGGGTTCCGCCTTCCTGTTCGGCCACGACGATAAACCCATGGGAGCCTTGCTCGTTTTCACCGACACTACCGAGTTGAAGGGCCTGGAAGAACAAGTCCGGCGCTCCGACCAGTTATCCAGCGTCGGTACGCTGGCCGCCGGCATGGCGCATGAAATCAAGAATCCGCTCGTCACCATCAAAACCTTCACCCAGCTGCTGCCCAAACGATACGACGACGAAGATTTCAGACAGGAGTTTTCCAGCCTGGTTGCCCACGAAGTCTCGCGTATCGACGGCATCGTGAACGAGCTGCTCAGTTTCTCCAAACCGGCCAAACCGCACCTGGTCCCGATGAAACTCCAGCATACGATCGATCAGATCCTCAAGCTGACCCATGAGCAGATGGTGCAAAGCAACATCCAGCTCAAGAACAAATGCACTGCCGAAAACGACATGATCTTCGGCGATGCCAAGTTGCTTTCCCAAGCATTGATCAACCTCAACCTGAATGCGGCAGAGGCCATTGGCGAGGGCGGGACGATCACCGTTGGAACCCTCAATTGCACCTACCGGTTTGCCAATGGCGACTCTCCGGAGCATGCCAAAACCAAGCACTGCATCCGGCTGCAGATCACCGACACCGGCAAGGGCATCGAGCGCAAGGATCTCCAAAAAATCTTCGATCCATTCTTCACTAGCAAGAGCGAGGGCACCGGCATGGGGCTTTCCGTCGCCCATGGCATCATCAACGAACATCACGGGGTGATCGAGGTGGAGAGCGAACCCGGACTTGGCACCACGTTCTACGTCTACATCCCCTTGCTTGAGGAGGGTATTGCTTCATGA
- a CDS encoding OmpP1/FadL family transporter, giving the protein MKTNSKRLCRMVLLSALPIAMVGDVYADGYRNPPPTAEGLGKSSAHSAFVDDASAIFYNPANLAMQEDHSLVLAATFAQSEITYEPAPGYELKSDDPWNVLPNLFYSQPVGVKGLVVGLGISTPYGQSVSWNKTDLVNPMTGVTEPVPYEAEVLLVNFNPTASFKLHDSVYFGIGGDIFYSDFSMKALFPNLYPVADPMSPYDVEGSGDGWGIGGNVGLTWLPTENQRVALTYRSRVDVKYKGDFAASYPNTGEFETTLKYPNTIGIGYGIALPGNVQLEALFEWLEWSVNKTQTINAGGSQLVLENNWDDSYSINTGVNWEIIDGLAVRSGYTWLPSPIPDSSASPLLPDLDRHILSFGIGYSLGMHTLDLGYAYSIYDDRETANGTYDVDSNLASVTYSLSF; this is encoded by the coding sequence ATGAAAACAAATAGTAAGCGCTTGTGTAGGATGGTTTTGCTCAGTGCGTTGCCTATCGCCATGGTCGGCGATGTTTACGCGGATGGCTATCGGAATCCACCGCCGACCGCGGAGGGTCTCGGCAAATCCAGCGCCCACTCGGCGTTTGTGGACGATGCTTCGGCCATCTTCTACAATCCGGCCAACCTGGCCATGCAAGAAGATCATTCTTTGGTGTTGGCGGCAACGTTTGCCCAGTCGGAAATCACCTATGAACCCGCTCCGGGCTATGAATTGAAGTCGGATGATCCTTGGAATGTCTTGCCGAACCTCTTCTACTCGCAGCCTGTTGGCGTGAAGGGGCTGGTGGTCGGTTTAGGCATCAGCACCCCGTATGGCCAGAGTGTATCCTGGAACAAGACAGACCTAGTCAACCCCATGACTGGTGTAACCGAGCCGGTTCCCTACGAGGCCGAGGTTCTTTTGGTGAACTTTAATCCAACGGCTTCCTTCAAGCTCCATGATTCTGTCTATTTCGGCATCGGCGGCGATATTTTCTATTCGGATTTTTCCATGAAAGCCCTCTTTCCAAATCTTTATCCGGTTGCCGATCCGATGTCTCCATATGATGTGGAGGGCTCCGGCGATGGCTGGGGCATTGGCGGCAACGTGGGCCTGACCTGGTTGCCAACGGAAAACCAGCGCGTGGCGCTGACCTACCGCAGCCGCGTGGATGTGAAATACAAAGGCGACTTTGCGGCTTCCTACCCCAACACCGGCGAGTTCGAGACCACGCTAAAATATCCGAACACCATTGGAATCGGATACGGTATCGCGCTTCCCGGAAACGTGCAGCTGGAGGCTCTGTTCGAGTGGTTGGAGTGGTCGGTGAACAAGACGCAAACAATCAATGCGGGAGGAAGCCAGCTCGTCTTGGAAAACAACTGGGACGATTCCTACTCCATCAACACCGGCGTCAACTGGGAAATCATCGATGGTTTGGCTGTGCGTTCGGGCTATACCTGGTTGCCGTCTCCCATTCCCGATAGCTCAGCTTCGCCTTTGCTCCCCGACCTTGATCGCCACATCCTCAGTTTCGGTATTGGCTACTCCCTGGGCATGCACACGCTGGACTTGGGTTATGCCTATAGCATCTACGATGACCGGGAAACGGCGAACGGCACTTATGATGTTGATTCCAACCTGGCATCTGTGACATATTCCTTGTCTTTTTAG
- a CDS encoding universal stress protein, with product MENLLAAVDFSQTTDTVIEQATLLANALGSKLWILHVTSDETQAMVYEATQVTGYSPEFVSMPGDVQLARDLSAEEIKREHKELQGISSKLRAEGVDAQALLLKGDAAKTIVEKAKELRSGIIILGSHGHGLLHKALLGSVSEAVMHHAKCNVLVVPRAGK from the coding sequence ATGGAAAACCTTTTAGCCGCCGTTGATTTCTCACAAACCACCGATACCGTCATTGAACAGGCCACACTCCTCGCCAATGCGCTCGGCTCAAAGCTCTGGATCCTGCACGTCACTTCCGACGAAACGCAGGCCATGGTCTACGAAGCCACCCAGGTCACCGGCTACTCCCCCGAATTCGTCAGCATGCCCGGCGATGTCCAGCTGGCCCGCGACCTCAGCGCCGAGGAAATCAAACGCGAGCACAAGGAGCTGCAGGGCATCTCCTCCAAACTCCGGGCAGAGGGCGTCGATGCCCAGGCCCTGTTGCTCAAGGGCGATGCCGCCAAAACCATCGTCGAAAAGGCGAAGGAACTCCGGTCTGGAATAATCATCCTCGGCTCGCACGGCCATGGCCTGTTGCATAAGGCCTTGCTGGGCAGCGTCTCCGAGGCCGTGATGCACCACGCCAAATGCAACGTCCTCGTCGTTCCTCGGGCCGGGAAATAG
- a CDS encoding beta-ketoacyl-[acyl-carrier-protein] synthase family protein, whose translation MIGRNRVVITGLGVLAANGIGKEAFWKSLLAGESGIGPITQFDASEIPWQIAGEIDGFSPTDFIDPSLKPKRQSRNTQIAAAATVMALEDAKLSMDSLKKVEPVQITLGISLGGLDLVEQHTRRLVEKGAMKGLPTVSACVHIIASSFISALLKVKTQINVVSNSCTGGLDAIAAGAAAIRRGEVELAIVGGTDAVIIPSVVTGLGFAGMLTDSHDNPKTISRPFDLTRCGGVLAEGTGIVILESLNHARERGARQYAEISAHGTASGINMQLHEGLETSMRRAMSNAGLYPQDISNINAHGTSDPDLDIAETVAIKNVLGSHAYNIPINSIKGSTGNPLAAGGALQVISSCLSMEVGIIPPTTNLRVPDPDCDLDYVPETPRHFEPSVTLINSHGTGGVNSSMVLEKIKQ comes from the coding sequence GTGATCGGCAGAAACAGAGTAGTCATTACCGGCTTGGGGGTGCTCGCCGCCAACGGCATTGGCAAGGAGGCCTTCTGGAAGTCCCTCCTAGCCGGCGAGTCCGGCATCGGCCCCATCACCCAGTTCGATGCGAGTGAAATACCTTGGCAGATTGCTGGAGAAATCGACGGCTTTTCACCAACTGATTTCATTGATCCGAGTCTTAAGCCCAAAAGACAAAGTAGAAATACACAGATTGCCGCAGCAGCCACCGTCATGGCACTTGAAGACGCAAAACTGTCCATGGATTCCTTGAAAAAGGTCGAACCCGTGCAAATCACACTTGGCATTAGCCTTGGGGGGCTCGATTTGGTGGAACAACACACACGAAGGCTTGTCGAAAAGGGAGCCATGAAGGGACTGCCGACGGTTTCCGCGTGTGTGCACATTATCGCGTCGAGTTTCATCTCCGCCCTCCTCAAAGTGAAGACACAGATCAATGTTGTTTCGAACAGTTGCACAGGCGGACTTGATGCAATCGCCGCTGGAGCCGCAGCGATTAGACGCGGCGAAGTGGAATTGGCGATAGTAGGAGGAACCGATGCTGTCATCATACCTTCGGTTGTTACAGGATTAGGTTTTGCTGGCATGTTGACCGACAGTCACGATAATCCTAAAACCATTAGCCGACCCTTTGATCTGACAAGGTGCGGAGGAGTGCTGGCGGAAGGCACGGGTATCGTGATCCTTGAAAGCCTAAATCATGCTCGAGAACGTGGAGCCCGGCAATATGCAGAAATCAGTGCCCATGGAACAGCAAGTGGCATCAACATGCAATTGCATGAGGGACTGGAAACCAGCATGCGGCGGGCAATGAGCAATGCAGGTCTCTATCCACAAGACATATCCAACATCAACGCCCATGGCACCAGCGATCCGGATTTGGATATTGCGGAAACCGTGGCGATAAAGAATGTTCTTGGGAGCCACGCTTATAATATCCCCATCAACTCCATTAAAGGATCAACGGGAAATCCTTTAGCCGCAGGCGGTGCCCTCCAGGTCATTTCCAGCTGCCTTTCAATGGAGGTCGGCATAATACCTCCGACAACGAACCTTAGAGTACCTGATCCCGATTGTGATCTTGATTATGTCCCCGAAACACCCCGCCACTTTGAACCTTCTGTTACGTTGATTAATAGCCATGGCACAGGCGGAGTGAACAGTTCTATGGTCTTGGAGAAAATTAAACAGTGA
- a CDS encoding helix-turn-helix domain-containing protein — MKTPKDIQNAEGPINLEEAVGDFERNLIEQALEKCNGIQTRAAEHLGTTRRILRYRMDKLGIRPQRGKHP; from the coding sequence ATGAAAACGCCCAAGGATATCCAGAATGCAGAGGGCCCAATCAACCTCGAAGAAGCCGTCGGGGATTTCGAACGCAACCTGATCGAGCAGGCGCTCGAAAAATGCAACGGCATCCAAACCCGGGCCGCGGAACACCTTGGCACCACCCGCCGCATCCTCCGCTACCGCATGGACAAACTCGGCATCAGGCCCCAGCGCGGCAAACATCCATAA
- a CDS encoding FAD-binding oxidoreductase, translating into MASPTSVQSAIQTWRRELGADAVIHESTELASYTRTVCASKRDVVAVLKPATQQQVQRIVAIANEYKVPLYPISCGKQWGMGSRLPVKDGAAIVDLAGMNRIIEVNTRHHYAVVEPGVTQRQLLDHIRENNLPLIFNVTGSTSDTSLIGNAMDRGVGYFQPRAEGFSNLTVVLGNGETIQTGFGHIEGAKTQNLYRYGVGPDLSGLFPQGNFGIVTSACIDLMPKPESHMAAIIKIADEKDFPRLIDALVALRSGGVVNTIAHIGSRERTYATLAPLLYDELTATGEPEGEATRAKALEMLKQGGFGPWSTSLGVLGTKRQLKLAKKEIHKAVGGFAKTMFLSDVVVDVAKRIAERLTFIPAVRTQLMMLKAVEPIYRLTCCETTDVALKCFYWSAGDFQHLDEIDPDHSNCGLLFCCPIIPATGEAVRQVVQATRETFSKHGFEAGITVNLINAKAVEGVVSLSFDRRDAARAAKAHECIREMEARYTEMGYPPYRVGINSMERTVREDDPFWRTVRDLKKVLDPNNIIAPGRYNLV; encoded by the coding sequence ATGGCGAGTCCCACTTCCGTGCAATCCGCCATCCAAACCTGGAGGCGGGAGTTGGGGGCGGATGCCGTCATCCACGAATCAACGGAGCTGGCCAGCTACACCCGCACGGTCTGTGCCTCCAAACGCGATGTTGTTGCCGTCCTGAAGCCCGCAACGCAGCAACAAGTGCAGCGTATTGTGGCCATTGCGAACGAATACAAGGTGCCGCTATATCCGATCAGCTGCGGGAAGCAGTGGGGCATGGGCTCGCGCCTTCCGGTGAAGGACGGGGCGGCCATTGTCGATTTGGCCGGGATGAACCGGATCATCGAGGTAAACACGCGGCACCACTACGCGGTCGTCGAGCCGGGGGTAACGCAACGGCAACTGTTGGACCATATCAGGGAAAACAACCTTCCGCTCATCTTCAACGTGACGGGATCGACATCCGACACCAGCTTGATCGGCAATGCCATGGACCGCGGCGTTGGCTATTTCCAGCCCCGTGCCGAAGGCTTCTCGAACTTGACGGTGGTGCTGGGAAACGGGGAGACGATCCAGACCGGTTTCGGTCACATCGAAGGGGCGAAAACGCAAAACCTATACCGTTATGGCGTGGGCCCCGACCTCTCCGGTTTGTTTCCGCAAGGCAACTTCGGCATCGTCACATCGGCTTGCATCGATCTCATGCCGAAACCCGAAAGCCATATGGCGGCCATCATCAAGATTGCCGACGAAAAAGATTTTCCCCGGCTCATCGATGCCTTGGTTGCGTTGCGCTCGGGCGGGGTGGTGAACACCATTGCGCATATCGGGAGCCGCGAACGTACCTACGCAACCCTCGCGCCGTTGCTCTACGACGAATTGACCGCAACCGGCGAGCCGGAAGGCGAGGCGACCCGGGCCAAGGCCCTCGAGATGCTGAAGCAGGGCGGCTTTGGCCCATGGAGCACTTCGCTGGGGGTCCTCGGCACCAAGCGGCAGCTCAAGCTGGCGAAAAAGGAGATCCATAAGGCGGTCGGGGGCTTCGCCAAAACCATGTTCCTCTCCGATGTCGTCGTGGATGTGGCAAAACGGATTGCGGAAAGGCTGACCTTTATTCCCGCCGTCCGCACACAGCTCATGATGCTCAAGGCGGTTGAACCGATCTATCGACTCACCTGCTGCGAAACCACGGATGTCGCCTTGAAATGTTTCTATTGGTCGGCCGGCGATTTCCAGCACCTGGACGAGATCGACCCCGACCACTCCAATTGCGGCCTGCTCTTTTGCTGCCCGATCATCCCGGCGACGGGCGAGGCCGTGCGGCAGGTTGTGCAGGCCACGCGCGAAACCTTTTCCAAGCATGGGTTCGAGGCCGGGATAACGGTCAACCTGATCAACGCCAAGGCGGTGGAGGGCGTTGTGAGCCTCTCCTTCGACCGCCGCGACGCTGCCCGGGCGGCGAAGGCGCATGAGTGCATTAGGGAGATGGAGGCGCGCTACACTGAAATGGGCTATCCCCCGTATCGGGTGGGTATCAACTCGATGGAGCGGACAGTCCGGGAAGACGATCCGTTCTGGCGAACGGTTCGCGATCTTAAAAAGGTGCTCGATCCCAACAATATTATCGCGCCCGGCCGCTACAACCTTGTATGA